Proteins from a single region of Bombus pascuorum chromosome 5, iyBomPasc1.1, whole genome shotgun sequence:
- the LOC132906730 gene encoding uncharacterized protein LOC132906730 isoform X1 encodes MAKYDSPRTCRISVPSDSVPRNVLRRQIMVAEIVARQSGSPINGETACLNSNMPATHTMAHAGHGVHGGHDAHGPLPPLTHPAHHGAPLTLQQQQQHQHQPQHQPPPPQQQPPQHHHHHQPQQQQTQQQQPPHHHHDAQQVTHPENFPPNFDIRKELFSQRKQREFIPDNKKDDSYWDRRRRNNEAAKRSREKRRFNDMVLEQRVMELSKENHILKAQLEAIRDKFGICGESVISTEHVLAALPADPPIVKRAKLPASAALLYARTPSPVHTSVIHQPVSGARSPRSPAQLYVPETTSYPETESFQYPYPHPAMHLDTTSALNLSRGRRAQSPFELSSGSGDEGPQLVVSSQNPAANNSLPHKLRHKSRIGDKDAASALLALQGIKQEPGPRASPPWDNEGSSDERDSGISLGAEWTGPSVSTVPESEREVKSRLDRLASEVASLQSILRIGKPTESSLVTGHALPANATVNGP; translated from the exons ATGGCTAAATATGACTCACCGAGAACGTGTCGTATATCCGTGCCGAGTGATTCGGTTCCTcgaa ATGTACTAAGAAGACAAATTATGGTGGCAGAAATTGTCGCCCGCCAGAGTGGATCGCCTATCAATGGTGAGACCGCGTGTTTGAACAGCAATATGCCGGCCACCCACACAATGGCGCACGCCGGTCACGGTGTTCATGGTGGACACGATGCCCATGGACCGTTGCCTCCGTTGACGCATCCGGCACATCACGGTGCTCCATTGACTCtgcaacagcaacagcaacacCAGCATCAACCGCAGCACCAGCCGCCGCCGCCGCAGCAGCAACCTCCGCAACATCATCACCATCATCAGCCGCAGCAGCAACAGACGCAGCAGCAGCAGCCGCCGCACCACCACCACGACGCCCAACAGGTGACACACCCAGAAAATTTCCCTCCGAACTTCGACATCAGAAAAGAGCTATTTTCCCAGCGCAAGCAACGGGAGTTCATTCCGGACAACAAGAAGGACGACAGCTACTGGGACCGCAGGAGACGCAACAACGAGGCAGCCAAACGGTCCCGAGAGAAAAGGCGTTTCAACGACATGGTACTCGAGCAACGAGTCATGGAGCTGAGCAAGGAAAACCACATCCTGAAGGCGCAACTCGAGGCGATCAGGGATAAGTTCGGTATATGCGGTGAGTCTGTGATCAGCACGGAACACGTGCTCGCGGCTCTACCCGCTGACCCGCCCATCGTCAAAAGGGCGAAATTGCCAGCCTCGGCGGCTCTCCTCTACGCAAGAACACCAAGTCCTGTGCATACTTCGGTGATCCATCAACCGGTCAGTGGTGCACGATCGCCCAGGTCACCTGCGCAGCTGTACGTTCCCGAAACGACCTCGTACCCTGAGACGGAAAGTTTTCAATATCCTTATCCTCATCCGGCGATGCACCTCGACACGACCAGCGCTCTAAACTTATCTCGTGGTCGACGCGCTCAATCGCCGTTTGAATTATCATCCGGCAGCGGAGACGAAGGTCCACAATTGGTGGTCAGCTCGCAGAATCCAGCGGCTAACAACAGTCTACCTCACAAGCTGAGGCACAAATCGCGTATAGGCGACAAAGACGCGGCCAGCGCGTTACTCGCGCTTCAGGGTATCAAACAAGAACCAGGACCCAGAGCATCGCCACCATGGGACAACGAAGGTTCCAGCGACGAGCGTGACTCGGGCATTTCCTTGGGCGCCGAATGGACCGGCCCCAGCGTGTCTACCGTTCCTGAGAGCGAAAGGGAAGTGAAATCGAGGCTGGACCGTCTCGCCTCCGAAGTTGCCTCCCTTCAGTCGATACTCCGCATCGGCAAGCCGACGGAGAGCAGTCTGGTCACGGGACACGCGTTACCCGCAAACGCCACAGTCAATGGACCGTGA
- the LOC132906730 gene encoding uncharacterized protein LOC132906730 isoform X2 has product MAKYDSPRTCRISVPSDSVPRNVLRRQIMVAEIVARQSGSPINGETACLNSNMPATHTMAHAGHGVHGGHDAHGPLPPLTHPAHHGAPLTLQQQQQHQHQPQHQPPPPQQQPPQHHHHHQPQQQQTQQQQPPHHHHDAQQRKQREFIPDNKKDDSYWDRRRRNNEAAKRSREKRRFNDMVLEQRVMELSKENHILKAQLEAIRDKFGICGESVISTEHVLAALPADPPIVKRAKLPASAALLYARTPSPVHTSVIHQPVSGARSPRSPAQLYVPETTSYPETESFQYPYPHPAMHLDTTSALNLSRGRRAQSPFELSSGSGDEGPQLVVSSQNPAANNSLPHKLRHKSRIGDKDAASALLALQGIKQEPGPRASPPWDNEGSSDERDSGISLGAEWTGPSVSTVPESEREVKSRLDRLASEVASLQSILRIGKPTESSLVTGHALPANATVNGP; this is encoded by the exons ATGGCTAAATATGACTCACCGAGAACGTGTCGTATATCCGTGCCGAGTGATTCGGTTCCTcgaa ATGTACTAAGAAGACAAATTATGGTGGCAGAAATTGTCGCCCGCCAGAGTGGATCGCCTATCAATGGTGAGACCGCGTGTTTGAACAGCAATATGCCGGCCACCCACACAATGGCGCACGCCGGTCACGGTGTTCATGGTGGACACGATGCCCATGGACCGTTGCCTCCGTTGACGCATCCGGCACATCACGGTGCTCCATTGACTCtgcaacagcaacagcaacacCAGCATCAACCGCAGCACCAGCCGCCGCCGCCGCAGCAGCAACCTCCGCAACATCATCACCATCATCAGCCGCAGCAGCAACAGACGCAGCAGCAGCAGCCGCCGCACCACCACCACGACGCCCAACAG CGCAAGCAACGGGAGTTCATTCCGGACAACAAGAAGGACGACAGCTACTGGGACCGCAGGAGACGCAACAACGAGGCAGCCAAACGGTCCCGAGAGAAAAGGCGTTTCAACGACATGGTACTCGAGCAACGAGTCATGGAGCTGAGCAAGGAAAACCACATCCTGAAGGCGCAACTCGAGGCGATCAGGGATAAGTTCGGTATATGCGGTGAGTCTGTGATCAGCACGGAACACGTGCTCGCGGCTCTACCCGCTGACCCGCCCATCGTCAAAAGGGCGAAATTGCCAGCCTCGGCGGCTCTCCTCTACGCAAGAACACCAAGTCCTGTGCATACTTCGGTGATCCATCAACCGGTCAGTGGTGCACGATCGCCCAGGTCACCTGCGCAGCTGTACGTTCCCGAAACGACCTCGTACCCTGAGACGGAAAGTTTTCAATATCCTTATCCTCATCCGGCGATGCACCTCGACACGACCAGCGCTCTAAACTTATCTCGTGGTCGACGCGCTCAATCGCCGTTTGAATTATCATCCGGCAGCGGAGACGAAGGTCCACAATTGGTGGTCAGCTCGCAGAATCCAGCGGCTAACAACAGTCTACCTCACAAGCTGAGGCACAAATCGCGTATAGGCGACAAAGACGCGGCCAGCGCGTTACTCGCGCTTCAGGGTATCAAACAAGAACCAGGACCCAGAGCATCGCCACCATGGGACAACGAAGGTTCCAGCGACGAGCGTGACTCGGGCATTTCCTTGGGCGCCGAATGGACCGGCCCCAGCGTGTCTACCGTTCCTGAGAGCGAAAGGGAAGTGAAATCGAGGCTGGACCGTCTCGCCTCCGAAGTTGCCTCCCTTCAGTCGATACTCCGCATCGGCAAGCCGACGGAGAGCAGTCTGGTCACGGGACACGCGTTACCCGCAAACGCCACAGTCAATGGACCGTGA
- the LOC132906730 gene encoding uncharacterized protein LOC132906730 isoform X3, with product MVAEIVARQSGSPINGETACLNSNMPATHTMAHAGHGVHGGHDAHGPLPPLTHPAHHGAPLTLQQQQQHQHQPQHQPPPPQQQPPQHHHHHQPQQQQTQQQQPPHHHHDAQQVTHPENFPPNFDIRKELFSQRKQREFIPDNKKDDSYWDRRRRNNEAAKRSREKRRFNDMVLEQRVMELSKENHILKAQLEAIRDKFGICGESVISTEHVLAALPADPPIVKRAKLPASAALLYARTPSPVHTSVIHQPVSGARSPRSPAQLYVPETTSYPETESFQYPYPHPAMHLDTTSALNLSRGRRAQSPFELSSGSGDEGPQLVVSSQNPAANNSLPHKLRHKSRIGDKDAASALLALQGIKQEPGPRASPPWDNEGSSDERDSGISLGAEWTGPSVSTVPESEREVKSRLDRLASEVASLQSILRIGKPTESSLVTGHALPANATVNGP from the coding sequence ATGGTGGCAGAAATTGTCGCCCGCCAGAGTGGATCGCCTATCAATGGTGAGACCGCGTGTTTGAACAGCAATATGCCGGCCACCCACACAATGGCGCACGCCGGTCACGGTGTTCATGGTGGACACGATGCCCATGGACCGTTGCCTCCGTTGACGCATCCGGCACATCACGGTGCTCCATTGACTCtgcaacagcaacagcaacacCAGCATCAACCGCAGCACCAGCCGCCGCCGCCGCAGCAGCAACCTCCGCAACATCATCACCATCATCAGCCGCAGCAGCAACAGACGCAGCAGCAGCAGCCGCCGCACCACCACCACGACGCCCAACAGGTGACACACCCAGAAAATTTCCCTCCGAACTTCGACATCAGAAAAGAGCTATTTTCCCAGCGCAAGCAACGGGAGTTCATTCCGGACAACAAGAAGGACGACAGCTACTGGGACCGCAGGAGACGCAACAACGAGGCAGCCAAACGGTCCCGAGAGAAAAGGCGTTTCAACGACATGGTACTCGAGCAACGAGTCATGGAGCTGAGCAAGGAAAACCACATCCTGAAGGCGCAACTCGAGGCGATCAGGGATAAGTTCGGTATATGCGGTGAGTCTGTGATCAGCACGGAACACGTGCTCGCGGCTCTACCCGCTGACCCGCCCATCGTCAAAAGGGCGAAATTGCCAGCCTCGGCGGCTCTCCTCTACGCAAGAACACCAAGTCCTGTGCATACTTCGGTGATCCATCAACCGGTCAGTGGTGCACGATCGCCCAGGTCACCTGCGCAGCTGTACGTTCCCGAAACGACCTCGTACCCTGAGACGGAAAGTTTTCAATATCCTTATCCTCATCCGGCGATGCACCTCGACACGACCAGCGCTCTAAACTTATCTCGTGGTCGACGCGCTCAATCGCCGTTTGAATTATCATCCGGCAGCGGAGACGAAGGTCCACAATTGGTGGTCAGCTCGCAGAATCCAGCGGCTAACAACAGTCTACCTCACAAGCTGAGGCACAAATCGCGTATAGGCGACAAAGACGCGGCCAGCGCGTTACTCGCGCTTCAGGGTATCAAACAAGAACCAGGACCCAGAGCATCGCCACCATGGGACAACGAAGGTTCCAGCGACGAGCGTGACTCGGGCATTTCCTTGGGCGCCGAATGGACCGGCCCCAGCGTGTCTACCGTTCCTGAGAGCGAAAGGGAAGTGAAATCGAGGCTGGACCGTCTCGCCTCCGAAGTTGCCTCCCTTCAGTCGATACTCCGCATCGGCAAGCCGACGGAGAGCAGTCTGGTCACGGGACACGCGTTACCCGCAAACGCCACAGTCAATGGACCGTGA